A stretch of the Vitis riparia cultivar Riparia Gloire de Montpellier isolate 1030 chromosome 13, EGFV_Vit.rip_1.0, whole genome shotgun sequence genome encodes the following:
- the LOC117928727 gene encoding putative disease resistance protein RGA3, with the protein MAVGEIFLSAAFQITLEKLASPMSKELEKSFGDLKKLTWALSKIQAVLRDAEARQITNAAVKLWLSDVEEVADDAEDVLDEVMTEAFRFKQQNPVSNFSSLSRDFHFEIGSKLEKINKRLDEIAKKGDELGLKERSGEKRHNARPPSSSLVDESSVFGREVEKEEILELLVSDEYGGSDVCVIPIEGIGGLGKTTLAQLVYNDEKVTKHFELKMWVCVSDDFDVRRATKSVLESATGRNFDLMDLDILQSKLRDILKGKRYLLVLDDVWTEKKSDWDRLRLPLRAGATGSKIIVTTRSGRVSSVMGTMPPRHLEGLSDDDCWSLFKQIAFENGNADAHPELVRIGKEILKKCRGLPLAVKTIGGLLYLETEEYEWEMILKSDLWDLEEDENGILPALRLSYNHLPEHLKQCFVFCSVFPKDYNFEKETLVLLWIAEGFVLAKGRKHLEDLGSDYFDELLLRSFFQRSKIISSKFFVMHDFVHDLAQYLAGDLCFRLEEGKSQSISERARHAAVLHNTFKSGVTFEALGTTTNLRTVILLHGNERSETPKAIVLHDLLPSLRCLRVLDLSHIAVEEIPDMVGRLKHLRYLNLSSTRIKMLPPSVCTLYNLQSLILMNCNNLKGLPNDMKKLLNLRHLNLTGCWHLICMPPQIGELTCLRTLHRFVVAKEKGCGIGELKGMTELRATLIIDRLEDVSMVSEGREANLKNKQYLRRLELKWSPGHHMPHAIGEELLECLEPHGNLKELKIDVYHGAKFPNWMGYSLLSRLERIELSQCTYSRILPPLGQLPLLKYLSIDTMSELESISCEFCGEGQIRGFPSLEKMKLEDMKNLKEWHEIEDGDFPRLHQLTIKNSPNFASLPKFPSLCDLVLDECNEMILGSVQFLSSLSSLKISNFQRLALLPEGLLQHLNSLKELRIQNFYGLEALKKEVGLQDLVSLQRFEILSCPKLVSLPEEGLSSALRYLSLCVCNNLQSLPKGLENLSSLEELSISKCPKLVTFPEEKLPSSLKLLRISACANLVSLPKRLNELSVLQHLTIDSCHALRSLPEEGLPASVRSLYIQRSQLLEKRCEEGGEDWNKIAHIPHKRIARF; encoded by the coding sequence ATGGCAGTGGGGGAGATATTTCTATCTGCTGCCTTTCAGATTACTCTTGAAAAATTGGCTTCCCCAATGTCAAAAGAGTTGGAAAAGAGTTTTGGAGATCTAAAAAAATTGACCTGGGCTTTGTCCAAAATCCAGGCTGTGCTCCGTGATGCTGAGGCAAGGCAGATCACCAACGCAGCTGTGAAGCTGTGGCTAAGTGATGTTGAAGAAGTAGCAGATGACGCGGAGGACGTGCTGGATGAGGTCATGACCGAAGCTTTTCGATTCAAGCAACAAAACCCAGTAAGCAATTTTTCCTCTTTGTCAAgggattttcattttgaaattggGTCTAAATTGGAGAAGATTAATAAGAGGTTGGATGAAATAGCAAAGAAAGGAGATGAGCTGGGGTTGAAGGAGAGAAGCGGAGAGAAACGGCATAATGCAAGACCACCGAGTAGTTCTCTAGTTGATGAATCTAGTGTTTTTGGCAGGGAGGTTGAGAAAGAGGAGATACTAGAATTATTGGTATCTGATGAATATGGTGGAAGTGATGTTTGTGTTATTCCCATAGAAGGCATAGGAGGCCTGGGCAAGACAACACTTGCCCAACTTGTCTACAATGATGAGAAAGTGACCAAACATTTTGAGTTGAAAATGTGGGTTTGTGTATCTGATGATTTTGATGTTCGTAGGGCTACAAAATCAGTCCTAGAGTCTGCTACCGGGAGAAATTTTGATCTCATGGATTTGGACATACTCCAAAGTAAACTCCGGGACATATTAAAGGGGAAGAGGTATCTGCTTGTTCTAGACGATGTGTGGACTGAGAAGAAGAGTGATTGGGATCGCTTGCGTCTTCCTCTAAGAGCAGGGGCAACCGGAAGTAAAATCATAGTAACTACCAGAAGTGGAAGGGTTTCATCGGTTATGGGCACGATGCCCCCTCGTCATTTGGAGGGATTATCAGATGATGACTGTTGGTCACTTTTTAAGCAAATAGCGTTTGAGAATGGGAATGCTGATGCACATCCAGAACTGGTACGAATAGGAAAGGAAATTCTGAAGAAGTGTCGAGGTTTGCCTTTAGCAGTGAAGACAATTGGGGGGCTGCTGTATTTGGAGACGGAAGAATATGAATGGGAAATGATCTTGAAAAGTGATTTATGGGACTTGGAAGAGgatgaaaatggaattttgccAGCTCTAAGGCTGAGCTATAATCATCTCCCAGAACATCTCAAACAGTGTTTTGTCTTTTGCTCTGTATTCCCAAAAGACTACAACTTTGAAAAGGAAACTTTAGTCTTGCTATGGATTGCGGAGGGTTTTGTTCTTGCAAAGGGAAGGAAACACCTGGAAGATTTGGGTTCGGACTATTTTGATGAGCTGTTGTTGAGGTCTTTCTTTCAACGCTCCAAAATCATTTCTTCCAAGTTCTTTGTTATGCATGACTTTGTTCATGATTTGGCACAATATCTAGCAGGGGATTTATGCTTCAGATTGGAGGAGGGTAAGTCGCAAAGCATCTCGGAAAGGGCTAGGCATGCTGCAGTGCTACACAACACGTTCAAGTCAGGGGTCACATTTGAGGCCTTGGGTACCACAACAAATTTACGTACGGTTATACTGTTGCACGGTAATGAAAGGAGTGAGACCCCTAAGGCAATAGTCCTACATGATTTGCTGCCAAGCTTGAGATGCTTACGTGTATTGGATTTGAGTCACATTGCTGTGGAAGAAATACCAGATATGGTAGGAAGACTGAAACATTTAAGGTATCTCAACCTCTCCAGTACTCGTATTAAGATGCTGCCTCCATCAGTTTGCACCCTTTATAATCTCCAATCGCTGATTCTTATGAATTGCAACAACCTTAAGGGGTTGCCTAATGACATGAAAAAACTTCTAAATCTGCGGCATCTTAATTTAACTGGATGTTGGCATCTCATATGCATGCCTCCACAGATTGGGGAACTTACTTGTTTACGAACATTGCATAGATTTGTTGTGGCAAAAGAGAAGGGTTGTGGGATTGGCGAATTGAAGGGCATGACAGAGCTTCGAGCAACACTTATAATCGATAGGCTTGAGGATGTTTCCATGGTTTCAGAGGGCAGGGAGGCGAATTTGAAGAACAAACAATATCTTCGTAGGTTGGAATTGAAATGGAGCCCTGGACATCATATGCCGCATGCAATTGGTGAGGAGCTTCTTGAATGTCTTGAACCTCATGGGAACCTCAAAGAATTGAAGATTGATGTCTATCATGGTGCTAAGTTTCCAAATTGGATGGGATACTCCTTGCTATCTCGCTTAGAAAGGATCGAACTCTCCCAATGTACCTACAGCAGAATCCTCCCGCCCCTTGGACAGCTACCGCTTCTTAAGTATCTCAGCATTGATACAATGAGTGAATTGGAAAGCATTAGTTGCGAGTTTTGTGGTGAAGGTCAGATTCGAGGGTTTCCTTCCTTAGAGAAAATGAAGCTTGAAgacatgaagaatttgaaggaATGGCACGAGATAGAGGATGGTGACTTCCCTCGCCTTCACCAACTTACCATTAAAAACTCCCCCAATTTTGCTAGCCTTCCAAAGTTTCCATCACTTTGTGACTTGGTTTTAGATGAATGCAATGAGATGATTTTGGGGTCAGTGCAGTTCCTCTCATCTCTATCCTCATTGAAAATTTCGAATTTCCAAAGACTGGCTTTATTACCTGAAGGCCTTCTACAGCATCTAAATTCACTGAAAGAACTAAGAATTCAGAATTTTTACGGGCTTGAGGCGTTGAAAAAGGAGGTAGGCTTACAGGATCTCGTGTCTCTCCAACGTTTTGAAATTTTATCGTGTCCAAAGCTAGTGTCACTTCCAGAAGAAGGGTTATCATCTGCACTTCGATATCTCTCCCTCTGTGTATGCAACAATTTGCAGTCCCTGCCAAAAGGACTCGAGAATCTGTCCTCCCTTGAAGAATTGAGCATTTCCAAGTGTCCTAAGCTTGTGACTTTCCCTGAAGAAAAGTTACCAAGCTCACTCAAACTGTTGAGAATTTCAGCTTGTGCCAACCTGGTATCACTACCTAAGAGACTTAATGAACTCTCAGTTCTTCAACATTTGACAATAGACTCCTGTCACGCACTAAGATCCTTGCCAGAGGAAGGATTGCCAGCCTCAGTTCGATCATTATATATTCAAAGATCTCAATTGTTGGAGAAAAGGTGTGAAGAAGGTGGTGAAGATTGGAATAAGATAGCTCATATCCCTCACAAAAGGATTGCTCGATTTTAA
- the LOC117928728 gene encoding DNA-directed RNA polymerase V subunit 5C isoform X1 has product MESQAGIHGSGSCITADMEQGSIESYRFYLSRRTLFQMLSDRGYNVPHSELTCSLSDFRASFGQNPDPSRLRICLPLISSPSKKILVVFCGTDEIRKAVIRVIFQQINREGLHRLILVLQSKMNSHARKVVDEYPIKVELFLITELLINITKHVSVPKHEILSAQEKRKLVNKYKLEDKQFPIMQKDDAIARYYGLEKGQVVKITYKGGMSDSLVTYRCVS; this is encoded by the exons ATGGAGAGCCAAGCTGGAATCCATGGCAGTGGAAGTTGCATCACCGCCGATATGGAGCAAGGCAGCATAGAGAGTTACAGATTCTACCTCTCTCGGAGAACCCTCTTCCAGATGCTCTCCGACCGCGGCTACAACGTCCCCCACTCCGAACTCACCTGCTCCCTCTCCGACTTCCGTGCCTCCTTCGGTCAGAACCCCGACCCTAGCCGTCTCCGCATTTGCCTTCCTCTCATCTCCAGTCCCTCCAAAAAG ATTCTAGTCGTTTTTTGTGGAACAGATGAAATAAGAAAGGCTGTAATTCGTGTCATTTTCCAACAGATTAACAGAGAGGGTTTGCACCGGCTTATATTAGTCTTGCAAAGTAAGATGAATTCTCACGCTCGAAAAGTAGTGGATGAATATCCAATTAAAGTTGAGCTTTTCCTA ATCACGGAACTTTTGATTAATATTACAAAGCATGTTTCGGTGCCAAAGCACGAGATTCTGAGCGCTCAAGAAAAGAGAAAGCTGGTAAACAAATACAAGCTGGAAGATAAGCAG TTCCCTATTATGCAGAAAGACGATGCCATTGCACGCTACTATGGTCTAGAGAAGGGGCAGGTGGTGAAAATTACATACAAAG GTGGAATGAGTGATTCTTTGGTTACCTACCGCTGCGTTTCTTGA
- the LOC117928115 gene encoding putative disease resistance protein RGA3 produces MWTSPTSPVGIDFYSMHLQLYNHQDKLKFIRSHRKLDLVLEFCFSLKETMAVGEIFLSAAFQITLEKLASPMSKELEKSFGDLKKLTWTLSKIQAVLRDAEARQITNAAVKLWLSDVEEVADDAEDVLDEVMTEAFRFKQQNPVSNFSSLPRDFHFEIGSKLEKINKRLDEIAKKGDELGLKERSGEKRHNARPPSSSLVDESSVFGREVEKEEILELLVSDEYGGSDVCVIPIVGLGGLGKTTLAQLVYNDEKVTKHFELKMWVCVSDDFDVRRATKSVLESATGRNFDLMDLDILQSKLRDILKGKRYLLVLDDVWTEKKSDWDRLHLPLRAGATGSKIIVTTRSGRVSSVMGTMPPRHLEGLSDDDCWSLFKQIAFENGNADAHPELVRIGKEILKKCRGLPLAVKTIGGLLYLETEEYEWEMISKSDLWDFEDDENGILPALRLSYNHLPEHLKQCFVFCSVFPKDYDFEKETLVLLWIAEGFVLAKGRKHLEDLGSDYFDELLLRSFFQRSKINSSKFFVMHDLVHDLAQYLAGDLCFRLEEGKSQSISERARHAAVLHNTFKSGVTFEALGTTTNLRTVILLHGNERSETPKAIVLHDLLPSLRCLRVLDLSHIAGEEIPDMVGRLKHLRYLNLSSTRIKMLPPSVCTLYNLQSLILMNCNNLKGLPIDMKNLLNLRHLNLTGCWHLICMPPQIGELTCLRTLHRFVVAKEKGCGIGELKGMTELRATLIIDRLEDVSMVSDGREANLKNKQYLRRLELKWSPGHHMPHAIGEELLECLEPHGNLKELKIDVYHGAKFPNWMGYSMLSRLERIELSQCTYSRILPPLGQLPLLKYLSIDTMSELESISCEFCGEGQIRGFPSLEKMKLEDMKNLKEWREIEDGDFPRLRKLTIKNSPNIASLPKFPSLCDLVLDECNEMILGSVQFLSSLSSLKISNFRRLALLPEGLLQHLNSLKELRIKNFYGLEALKKEVGFQDLVSLQRFEILSCPKLVSLPEEGLSSALRYLSLCVCNSLQSLPKGLENLSSLEELSISKCPKLVTFPEEKLPSSLKLLRISACANLVSLPKRLNELSVLQHLEIDSCHALRSLPEEGLPASVRSLSIQRSQLLEKRCEEGGEDWNKIAHIPDRYIIRF; encoded by the coding sequence ATGTGGACATCCCCCACCTCTCCTGTCGGCATTGACTTCTATTCCATGCACCTACAACTCTACAACCACCAGGACAAGTTGAAGTTCATTAGATCACACAGAAAACTAGATCTTGTTCTTGAGTTTTGCTTCTCTCTGAAAGAAACAATGGCAGTGGGGGAGATATTTCTATCTGCTGCCTTTCAGATTACTCTTGAAAAATTGGCTTCCCCAATGTCAAAAGAGTTGGAAAAGAGTTTTGGAGATCTAAAAAAATTGACCTGGACTTTGTCCAAAATCCAGGCTGTGCTCCGTGATGCTGAGGCAAGGCAGATCACCAACGCAGCTGTGAAGCTGTGGCTAAGTGATGTTGAAGAAGTAGCAGATGACGCGGAGGACGTGCTGGATGAGGTCATGACCGAAGCTTTTCGATTCAAGCAACAAAACCCAGTAAGCAATTTTTCCTCTTTGCCAAgggattttcattttgaaattggGTCTAAATTGGAGAAGATTAATAAGAGGTTGGATGAAATAGCAAAGAAAGGAGATGAGCTGGGGTTGAAGGAGAGAAGCGGAGAGAAACGGCATAATGCAAGACCACCGAGTAGTTCTCTAGTTGACGAATCTAGTGTTTTTGGCAGGGAGGTTGAGAAAGAGGAGATACTAGAATTATTGGTATCTGATGAATATGGTGGAAGTGATGTTTGTGTTATTCCCATAGTAGGCCTGGGAGGCCTGGGCAAGACAACACTTGCCCAACTTGTCTACAATGATGAGAAAGTGACCAAACATTTTGAGTTGAAAATGTGGGTTTGTGTATCTGATGATTTTGATGTTCGTAGGGCTACAAAATCAGTCCTAGAGTCTGCTACCGGGAGAAATTTTGATCTCATGGATTTGGACATACTCCAAAGTAAACTCCGGGACATATTAAAGGGGAAGAGGTATCTGCTTGTTCTAGACGATGTGTGGACTGAGAAGAAGAGTGATTGGGATCGCTTGCATCTTCCTCTAAGAGCAGGGGCAACCGGAAGTAAAATCATAGTAACTACCAGAAGTGGAAGGGTTTCATCGGTTATGGGCACGATGCCCCCTCGTCATTTGGAGGGATTATCAGACGATGACTGTTGGTCACTTTTTAAGCAAATAGCGTTTGAGAATGGGAATGCTGATGCACATCCAGAACTGGTACGAATAGGAAAGGAAATTCTGAAGAAGTGTCGAGGTTTGCCTTTAGCAGTGAAGACAATTGGGGGGCTGCTGTATTTGGAGACGGAAGAATATGAATGGGAAATGATCTCGAAAAGTGATTTATGGGACTTCGAAGAtgatgaaaatggaattttgccAGCTCTAAGGCTGAGCTATAATCATCTCCCAGAACATCTCAAACAGTGTTTTGTCTTTTGCTCTGTATTCCCAAAAGACTACGACTTTGAAAAGGAAACTTTAGTCTTGCTATGGATTGCGGAGGGTTTTGTTCTTGCAAAGGGAAGGAAACACCTGGAAGATTTGGGTTCGGACTATTTTGATGAGCTGTTGTTGAGGTCTTTCTTTCAACGCTCCAAAATCAATTCTTCCAAGTTCTTTGTTATGCATGACTTGGTTCATGATTTGGCACAATATCTAGCAGGGGATTTGTGCTTCAGATTGGAGGAGGGTAAGTCGCAAAGCATCTCGGAAAGGGCTAGGCATGCTGCAGTGCTACACAACACGTTCAAGTCAGGGGTCACATTTGAGGCCTTGGGTACCACAACAAATTTACGTACGGTTATACTGTTGCACGGTAATGAAAGGAGTGAGACCCCTAAGGCAATAGTCCTACATGATTTGCTGCCAAGCTTGAGATGCTTACGTGTATTGGATTTGAGTCACATTGCTGGGGAAGAAATACCAGATATGGTAGGAAGACTGAAACATTTAAGGTATCTCAACCTCTCCAGTACTCGTATTAAGATGCTGCCTCCATCAGTTTGCACCCTTTATAATCTCCAATCGCTGATTCTTATGAATTGCAACAACCTTAAGGGGTTGCCTATTGACATGAAAAACCTACTAAATCTGCGGCATCTTAATTTAACTGGATGTTGGCATCTCATATGCATGCCTCCACAGATTGGGGAGCTTACTTGTTTACGAACATTGCATAGATTTGTTGTGGCAAAAGAGAAGGGTTGTGGGATTGGCGAATTGAAGGGCATGACAGAGCTTCGAGCAACACTTATAATTGATAGGCTTGAGGATGTTTCCATGGTTTCAGATGGCAGGGAGGCGAATTTGAAGAACAAACAATATCTTCGTAGGTTGGAATTGAAATGGAGCCCTGGACATCATATGCCGCATGCAATTGGTGAGGAGCTTCTTGAATGCCTTGAACCTCATGGGAACCTCAAAGAATTGAAGATTGATGTCTATCATGGTGCTAAGTTTCCAAATTGGATGGGATACTCCATGCTCTCTCGCTTAGAAAGGATCGAACTCTCCCAATGTACCTACAGCAGAATCCTCCCGCCCCTTGGACAGCTACCGCTTCTTAAGTATCTCAGCATTGATACAATGAGTGAATTGGAAAGCATTAGTTGCGAGTTTTGTGGTGAAGGTCAGATTCGAGGGTTTCCTTCCTTAGAGAAAATGAAGCTTGAAgacatgaagaatttgaaggaATGGCGCGAGATAGAGGATGGTGACTTCCCTCGCCTTCGCAAACTTACCATTAAAAACTCCCCCAATATTGCTAGCCTTCCAAAGTTTCCATCACTTTGTGACTTGGTTTTAGATGAATGCAATGAGATGATTTTGGGGTCAGTGCAGTTCCTCTCATCTCTATCCTCATTGAAAATTTCGAATTTCCGAAGACTGGCTTTATTACCTGAAGGCCTTCTACAGCATCTAAATTCACTAAAAgaactaagaattaaaaatttttacgGGCTTGAGGCGTTGAAAAAGGAGGTAGGCTTCCAGGATCTCGTGTCTCTCCAACGTTTTGAAATTTTATCGTGTCCAAAGCTAGTGTCGCTTCCAGAAGAAGGGTTATCATCTGCACTTCGATATCTCTCCCTCTGTGTATGCAACAGTTTGCAGTCCCTGCCAAAAGGACTCGAGAATCTGTCCTCCCTTGAAGAATTGAGCATTTCCAAGTGTCCTAAGCTTGTGACTTTCCCTGAAGAAAAGTTACCAAGCTCACTCAAACTGTTGAGAATTTCAGCTTGTGCCAACCTGGTATCACTACCTAAGAGACTTAATGAACTCTCAGTTCTTCAACATTTGGAAATAGACTCCTGCCACGCACTAAGATCCTTGCCAGAGGAAGGATTGCCAGCCTCAGTTCGATCATTATCTATTCAAAGATCTCAATTGTTGGAGAAAAGGTGCGAAGAAGGTGGTGAAGACTGGAATAAGATAGCTCATATCCCTGACAGATACATTATAAGATTTTAA
- the LOC117928728 gene encoding DNA-directed RNA polymerase V subunit 5C isoform X2, translating to MESQAGIHGSGSCITADMEQGSIESYRFYLSRRTLFQMLSDRGYNVPHSELTCSLSDFRASFGQNPDPSRLRICLPLISSPSKKILVVFCGTDEIRKAVIRVIFQQINREGLHRLILVLQSKMNSHARKVVDEYPIKVELFLITELLINITKHVSVPKHEILSAQEKRKLVNKYKLEDKQFPIMQKDDAIARYYGLEKGQVVKITYKGGMTDSLVTYRCVS from the exons ATGGAGAGCCAAGCTGGAATCCATGGCAGTGGAAGTTGCATCACCGCCGATATGGAGCAAGGCAGCATAGAGAGTTACAGATTCTACCTCTCTCGGAGAACCCTCTTCCAGATGCTCTCCGACCGCGGCTACAACGTCCCCCACTCCGAACTCACCTGCTCCCTCTCCGACTTCCGTGCCTCCTTCGGTCAGAACCCCGACCCTAGCCGTCTCCGCATTTGCCTTCCTCTCATCTCCAGTCCCTCCAAAAAG ATTCTAGTCGTTTTTTGTGGAACAGATGAAATAAGAAAGGCTGTAATTCGTGTCATTTTCCAACAGATTAACAGAGAGGGTTTGCACCGGCTTATATTAGTCTTGCAAAGTAAGATGAATTCTCACGCTCGAAAAGTAGTGGATGAATATCCAATTAAAGTTGAGCTTTTCCTA ATCACGGAACTTTTGATTAATATTACAAAGCATGTTTCGGTGCCAAAGCACGAGATTCTGAGCGCTCAAGAAAAGAGAAAGCTGGTAAACAAATACAAGCTGGAAGATAAGCAG TTCCCTATTATGCAGAAAGACGATGCCATTGCACGCTACTATGGTCTAGAGAAGGGGCAGGTGGTGAAAATTACATACAAAGGCGGAATGACTGATTCTTTGGTTACCTACCGCTGCGTTTCTTGA
- the LOC117928728 gene encoding DNA-directed RNA polymerase V subunit 5C isoform X3 gives MESQAGIHGSGSCITADMEQGSIESYRFYLSRRTLFQMLSDRGYNVPHSELTCSLSDFRASFGQNPDPSRLRICLPLISSPSKKINREGLHRLILVLQSKMNSHARKVVDEYPIKVELFLITELLINITKHVSVPKHEILSAQEKRKLVNKYKLEDKQFPIMQKDDAIARYYGLEKGQVVKITYKGGMSDSLVTYRCVS, from the exons ATGGAGAGCCAAGCTGGAATCCATGGCAGTGGAAGTTGCATCACCGCCGATATGGAGCAAGGCAGCATAGAGAGTTACAGATTCTACCTCTCTCGGAGAACCCTCTTCCAGATGCTCTCCGACCGCGGCTACAACGTCCCCCACTCCGAACTCACCTGCTCCCTCTCCGACTTCCGTGCCTCCTTCGGTCAGAACCCCGACCCTAGCCGTCTCCGCATTTGCCTTCCTCTCATCTCCAGTCCCTCCAAAAAG ATTAACAGAGAGGGTTTGCACCGGCTTATATTAGTCTTGCAAAGTAAGATGAATTCTCACGCTCGAAAAGTAGTGGATGAATATCCAATTAAAGTTGAGCTTTTCCTA ATCACGGAACTTTTGATTAATATTACAAAGCATGTTTCGGTGCCAAAGCACGAGATTCTGAGCGCTCAAGAAAAGAGAAAGCTGGTAAACAAATACAAGCTGGAAGATAAGCAG TTCCCTATTATGCAGAAAGACGATGCCATTGCACGCTACTATGGTCTAGAGAAGGGGCAGGTGGTGAAAATTACATACAAAG GTGGAATGAGTGATTCTTTGGTTACCTACCGCTGCGTTTCTTGA